One Methylophaga marina DNA window includes the following coding sequences:
- the lptG gene encoding LPS export ABC transporter permease LptG, producing the protein MKILSRYIASHILSSTFVVLLVLLGLYTFMDFVTELDDLGKGQYQLLDILSYLALTMPKRIYELLPVVALLGSVIGLGNLASQSELVAMRAAGISIKDINKSVMIVAAILVLIAIVVGEVIRPVTEEHARELQSVAQTGTVGTRSEHGFWTRDGNHFNHIERINSDGTFTNIAIYEFDGANRLRALTKASSAKYEDDGWILNDVVQSTIDENGVKVSSTTHARWKSQLNPGMLNVVVVPPEFLAVWNLLDYISFLETNHQSVAQYELAFWSKVMMPLSTAVMVLLAVPFIFGPLRSSPIGGRILAGVLIGLGFYLFNQSFQHIGLVFGLLPWLAASFPTLLFAGLAWWMNKRVK; encoded by the coding sequence ATGAAAATTCTTTCCAGATATATCGCATCTCATATTCTGTCCAGCACTTTTGTTGTGTTATTGGTGCTTCTTGGGCTTTATACCTTTATGGATTTCGTGACTGAGCTAGATGATCTTGGCAAAGGACAATATCAACTTCTCGATATTCTTAGCTATCTAGCCTTAACCATGCCAAAACGTATCTATGAATTACTACCTGTGGTTGCGTTATTGGGTAGTGTGATTGGCTTAGGAAATTTGGCAAGTCAGAGTGAACTGGTGGCTATGCGAGCTGCGGGTATATCAATCAAAGATATCAATAAGTCTGTGATGATCGTAGCGGCTATTCTCGTATTAATAGCGATTGTCGTTGGTGAGGTCATCAGACCAGTAACAGAAGAACATGCCAGAGAATTACAGTCTGTGGCACAGACTGGCACCGTCGGTACGCGTTCTGAGCATGGCTTCTGGACAAGAGATGGTAATCATTTTAATCATATAGAACGTATTAATAGTGATGGAACATTTACCAATATTGCCATTTATGAGTTTGACGGGGCCAATAGATTACGGGCACTGACTAAAGCCAGTAGTGCCAAGTACGAAGATGATGGGTGGATATTAAACGATGTCGTGCAAAGTACTATTGATGAGAATGGTGTAAAAGTCAGTTCGACAACACATGCTCGCTGGAAGTCACAATTGAACCCAGGCATGTTAAATGTGGTGGTGGTGCCGCCTGAGTTTTTGGCGGTATGGAATTTATTGGATTATATCTCTTTCCTTGAGACAAACCATCAGTCAGTCGCTCAGTACGAATTGGCTTTCTGGAGTAAAGTAATGATGCCGCTCAGTACGGCAGTGATGGTCTTGTTGGCTGTGCCATTTATCTTTGGACCATTACGCTCATCACCCATTGGCGGCAGAATTCTGGCTGGCGTTTTGATTGGCTTAGGTTTTTACCTGTTTAATCAAAGTTTTCAGCATATCGGTTTGGTTTTTGGGTTATTGCCTTGGCTGGCCGCCTCGTTTCCAACATTATTATTTGCCGGTTTAGCATGGTGGATGAACAAGCGAGTAAAATAG
- the lptF gene encoding LPS export ABC transporter permease LptF — MRNVPQQIFSWLWVIDRYMLKEFVINLTAITGVLWLIYISTRFARYLAEAAVGNMPADVIFSLLGFSSLGALSILLPIAAFLGVMLTLGRMSSDNELTVMAACGISRKRIIRNVLIFSGVVAGIVAYLSLTIVPSVLAERYELEQKAKMSANTTGLVAGSFKESRNGDWTFYSEKLSSDKQLMENVFIEIHRKNKPLIFRSDTGHFEVDVDTGDKFLVLNEGYRYEGKAGQQDFTIAEFESHSLLVEKGDDGQVRERHKALPTSVLWQRGGLEDIAEIQWRISAAIMTLVLCISAIPLSNAGPRQGRYAGFVPAVLLYIIYSNLLGVNQAWIEKGSISVGVGMVWVHLLMAMIMLFLMYRQKIQRLLTQQKRRRQQ, encoded by the coding sequence ATGCGCAACGTTCCACAACAGATTTTTTCCTGGCTATGGGTCATAGACCGCTACATGCTCAAGGAATTTGTGATTAACCTGACGGCAATTACAGGAGTTCTTTGGTTAATTTATATCTCTACACGATTTGCGCGCTACCTGGCTGAGGCAGCCGTCGGCAATATGCCTGCCGATGTTATTTTTAGTCTGCTCGGTTTCAGTTCGCTTGGCGCTCTATCTATCTTGCTACCCATAGCAGCCTTTCTGGGAGTGATGCTCACACTCGGGAGAATGAGTTCCGATAATGAGCTGACAGTGATGGCCGCCTGTGGCATTTCGCGTAAACGAATCATTAGAAATGTGTTGATATTTTCCGGTGTTGTGGCAGGCATAGTTGCGTATCTGTCGCTAACTATTGTGCCTAGTGTCTTGGCTGAACGCTACGAACTTGAGCAAAAAGCTAAGATGTCAGCGAATACGACCGGTTTGGTTGCGGGGAGTTTTAAAGAAAGTCGAAATGGCGATTGGACATTTTATTCTGAAAAACTTAGTAGCGATAAACAGTTAATGGAAAACGTATTTATCGAAATTCACCGCAAGAACAAGCCGCTGATTTTTCGTTCTGATACAGGCCATTTTGAAGTAGATGTCGATACCGGCGATAAATTTCTGGTACTGAATGAGGGTTATCGCTACGAAGGAAAAGCAGGCCAACAAGATTTCACAATTGCAGAATTTGAGTCACACAGTTTGTTGGTAGAAAAAGGCGATGATGGACAAGTCAGAGAACGCCATAAAGCGCTCCCGACCAGTGTGTTATGGCAACGCGGCGGTTTGGAAGATATTGCTGAAATTCAATGGCGAATTTCTGCTGCCATCATGACGCTTGTGTTGTGTATATCAGCTATTCCATTATCTAATGCCGGCCCCAGACAAGGTCGCTATGCGGGTTTTGTCCCCGCCGTATTGCTTTACATTATCTATAGCAATTTGCTTGGTGTGAATCAGGCATGGATTGAAAAAGGCAGTATTAGTGTCGGTGTAGGGATGGTTTGGGTTCACCTACTAATGGCGATGATCATGCTGTTTTTGATGTATAGACAAAAAATCCAACGACTGCTCACACAACAAAAACGAAGACGTCAGCAATAA